A part of Lacibacter sp. H407 genomic DNA contains:
- a CDS encoding RagB/SusD family nutrient uptake outer membrane protein → MKRISVYISLLLTGVALLTSCHKQLDRQPPNTLPSANVYTTENGYLQVLAKVYGSVALTGNVGGAGAGDVAGIDEGTSDFLRLFWKAQELSTDEAVVAWNDPGIQDFHNMNWSSSNPMTKGLYYRCTYIITLTNEFIRESAPDKVAGKGFAGVTVDNIKKMRAEARFVRAFAYWVLMDLYGNPGFTTEADPIGKFNPPQTNRATLFAFIESELKAIENDLSNARAGDYGRADKGAAWALLARMYLNAKVYTGTEKNTDAVTYSKKVIDAGYGLLSDYRWLGLADNNVSNPEFIWTLNYDGINSRNFGGTTFLVNASVGGDMDRNVSGLGGWGGIRATRSLPDLFPDVNGNGDKRAQFTTGTQTLEINNISEFKDGLAVIKYRNRTRSGGFGKDPSKEFSDVDFPLFRLAEMYLIYAEAVKRGGTGGTEAQALIYLNALRSRAQVTAAPLGFYTLDYVIDERGRELHWEGFRRTDLIRFDRFTEGTYLWQWKGGVKGGTGVAATRKLFPIPDSEIAANPNLKQNDGY, encoded by the coding sequence ATGAAACGTATTTCAGTTTATATAAGTTTACTGCTGACGGGTGTGGCGCTTTTAACAAGCTGTCATAAACAACTCGACCGTCAACCACCAAATACATTGCCTTCGGCGAATGTATATACAACAGAGAATGGTTATTTACAGGTATTGGCAAAAGTGTACGGCAGTGTAGCGCTTACAGGGAATGTAGGTGGTGCAGGTGCTGGCGACGTGGCCGGTATCGATGAAGGTACTTCCGACTTTCTGCGTTTGTTCTGGAAAGCACAGGAGCTAAGTACCGATGAAGCGGTTGTTGCGTGGAACGATCCGGGCATCCAGGATTTTCACAATATGAACTGGAGCTCCAGCAATCCAATGACCAAAGGATTGTATTACCGTTGTACCTATATCATCACGTTAACCAATGAGTTTATCCGTGAAAGTGCTCCTGATAAAGTAGCCGGTAAAGGCTTTGCAGGTGTTACCGTTGACAATATCAAAAAAATGCGTGCCGAAGCAAGATTTGTACGGGCATTTGCTTATTGGGTGTTAATGGATCTGTATGGTAATCCCGGTTTTACAACTGAAGCAGATCCCATCGGTAAATTCAATCCGCCACAAACAAACAGGGCTACTTTGTTTGCTTTTATTGAAAGTGAATTAAAGGCCATTGAAAATGATCTTTCCAATGCCCGTGCAGGAGATTATGGCCGTGCCGACAAAGGTGCTGCCTGGGCGTTGCTTGCAAGAATGTATCTGAATGCAAAGGTTTACACAGGAACAGAAAAAAATACGGATGCCGTTACTTATTCTAAAAAGGTAATCGATGCAGGTTATGGTTTGTTGAGCGATTACCGCTGGTTGGGACTTGCCGATAACAACGTAAGTAATCCTGAATTTATCTGGACATTGAATTATGATGGGATCAATTCCCGAAACTTTGGTGGTACAACCTTTTTGGTGAACGCTTCAGTAGGTGGTGATATGGATCGTAATGTATCGGGTTTAGGCGGATGGGGTGGTATCCGTGCAACAAGAAGTTTGCCTGATCTGTTTCCTGATGTTAACGGCAATGGCGATAAGCGTGCACAGTTTACAACAGGTACACAAACTCTCGAGATCAATAATATTTCTGAATTCAAAGACGGCTTAGCAGTTATCAAATACCGTAACCGTACAAGGTCGGGTGGTTTTGGAAAAGATCCTTCGAAGGAATTTTCTGATGTTGATTTTCCATTATTCCGGTTGGCAGAAATGTATCTGATCTATGCCGAAGCAGTGAAACGTGGAGGTACCGGTGGTACCGAAGCACAGGCATTGATCTACCTCAATGCATTACGCTCACGGGCACAGGTAACCGCAGCTCCTCTTGGTTTTTATACTCTGGATTATGTTATCGATGAACGTGGAAGAGAGTTGCATTGGGAAGGTTTCCGCAGAACTGATCTGATCCGTTTTGATCGGTTTACAGAAGGCACTTATTTGTGGCAATGGAAGGGTGGTGTAAAAGGCGGAACGGGAGTAGCAGCTACACGCAAACTGTTTCCGATTCCGGATTCTGAAATTGCAGCTAATCCAAATCTGAAACAGAACGATGGCTATTAA
- a CDS encoding SusC/RagA family TonB-linked outer membrane protein, whose amino-acid sequence MTLKRMLARAGALGFLLMVFAMHVFAQSRTVTGKVTDSKDGSPIANASVTIKGTNLGTTTDASGSFRLAVPDNNAVLVISSVGFSETEVAVGAQSDLSVTMISSQGTLNEVVVVGYGTQRKRDLSGAVATVSSKDFVKGALQTPEQLIAGKVAGVQITPNSGAPGSGSRIRIRGGASLNASNDPLIVIDGVPVDNGGISGATNPLNLINPNDIETFTILKDPSAAAIYGSRASNGVILITTKKGKKGKTRFNFSAQGFVQTPNKLVDVLTGDDIRSIVTAKGTPAQVALLGKESTDWQDQIFRNAFAQDFNLSATGAFGDGKFPFRISGGYLNQDGILKTGNFQRLTGAINLSPSFFNNKLKVDLNLKGARTTNAFANEGAIGNAVTFDPTKPVRSGSARYGGYWEWTDPDGLPTQLSNRNPVGLLNDRTNTSEVYRSIGNIQFDYQIPYVKGLRANLNLGYDVSQGSGLNTTSDSAASSYRRQGNFSPYFQQRTNKLMDFYLNYVRSFGDNINSRIDFTAGTGYQDFEFYSFNHPDRRFNGDVVPGSEPEFLSQAPGYTMISYYGRLVYTLADKYTVTLNGRTDGTSKFSKESRWGFFPSAAVAWQINEENFLKNSKVVTNLKLRAGYGVTGQQDGIPFYGYIPVYGISNDQAQYQLGNNFINMLRPGAYDADLRWETTTNINAAIDFGFIDNRISGTVEGFIRKTNDLLSTVPIPAGSNFTNQLFTNVGNIESKGYELTLNAIPVRNKKVEWEISANFTYVVPEITKLLVNEDPNFTGIAVGGISGGTGNTIQRHIVGQRPASFYVYKQIYDSNDKPIEGLYEDLNRDGIINEKDLYIYQSPEARYFLGLSSNISIDRFTAGFVMRGSIGNYAYSNVNANMGVLRQVINPLGFLANGSKDYLRTGFINNQYFSDYYVQNASFLRMDNINFGYDVGEIAKNVRLRISANIQNVFVISKYSGVDAEIAGGIDNTIYPRPRTYVLGFNFDF is encoded by the coding sequence ATGACTCTTAAACGAATGCTTGCCAGGGCGGGGGCGCTAGGCTTCCTGCTGATGGTTTTTGCAATGCATGTGTTTGCCCAAAGCAGAACTGTTACGGGGAAAGTGACAGATAGTAAAGACGGAAGCCCGATAGCGAATGCGTCTGTTACTATTAAAGGAACCAACCTTGGTACCACTACTGATGCAAGCGGCAGCTTCAGGCTGGCCGTTCCTGATAACAATGCAGTGCTTGTTATTTCTTCCGTTGGATTTTCTGAAACCGAAGTTGCAGTAGGTGCACAATCCGATCTTTCTGTTACCATGATCTCCTCACAGGGAACCTTAAACGAAGTGGTAGTAGTTGGTTATGGTACACAACGCAAGAGAGATCTCTCCGGCGCTGTTGCAACTGTTTCATCGAAAGACTTTGTGAAAGGTGCTCTTCAAACACCGGAGCAATTGATTGCCGGTAAAGTAGCGGGTGTACAGATCACTCCAAACAGTGGTGCGCCGGGAAGCGGTAGCCGCATCAGGATTCGTGGTGGTGCTTCATTAAATGCAAGCAATGATCCATTAATTGTAATTGACGGAGTACCGGTTGATAATGGTGGCATCTCAGGTGCAACCAATCCGCTGAACCTCATCAATCCCAACGACATTGAAACATTCACCATTTTAAAGGATCCATCAGCAGCTGCTATTTATGGTTCACGTGCATCGAATGGTGTAATCCTTATTACAACAAAGAAAGGTAAGAAAGGAAAAACACGTTTTAATTTCAGTGCACAAGGGTTTGTACAAACACCCAATAAATTGGTTGACGTTTTAACAGGAGATGATATTCGTTCTATTGTAACTGCAAAAGGAACACCTGCACAGGTTGCGTTATTAGGAAAAGAAAGTACCGATTGGCAAGACCAAATTTTCAGAAATGCGTTTGCACAGGATTTTAATTTAAGTGCAACGGGTGCATTTGGAGATGGTAAGTTTCCGTTCCGCATTTCAGGTGGCTATTTGAACCAGGATGGTATTTTAAAAACAGGAAACTTCCAGCGTTTAACCGGAGCTATTAATCTCAGCCCTAGTTTCTTCAATAATAAATTAAAAGTTGACTTAAACCTGAAAGGCGCACGCACAACCAATGCTTTCGCAAATGAAGGTGCTATTGGCAACGCAGTTACGTTCGATCCTACTAAACCGGTTCGCTCAGGAAGTGCACGTTATGGTGGCTATTGGGAGTGGACCGATCCAGATGGATTGCCTACACAATTGTCGAATCGTAACCCGGTAGGATTGTTGAACGATCGCACAAATACAAGCGAAGTATATAGAAGTATTGGTAATATTCAATTTGATTACCAGATTCCATACGTAAAAGGATTGCGTGCTAACTTGAATCTTGGATACGATGTATCACAAGGCAGCGGGTTGAACACTACGTCAGACAGTGCAGCCAGCTCTTATCGTCGTCAGGGTAATTTCAGTCCTTACTTCCAGCAGCGCACAAATAAACTGATGGACTTTTATTTAAATTATGTACGATCATTTGGCGACAACATTAACAGCCGTATCGATTTTACAGCCGGTACGGGTTATCAGGATTTTGAATTTTACAGCTTTAATCATCCAGACAGAAGATTTAATGGTGATGTAGTGCCGGGTTCAGAGCCGGAATTTCTTTCACAAGCTCCCGGTTATACCATGATCTCTTACTATGGACGCTTAGTGTATACATTGGCAGACAAATATACCGTTACCTTAAATGGGCGTACAGATGGAACCTCTAAATTCAGTAAAGAAAGCCGCTGGGGTTTTTTCCCATCAGCAGCTGTTGCATGGCAGATCAACGAAGAGAATTTCTTGAAGAATTCGAAAGTTGTAACGAATCTTAAACTTCGTGCAGGTTATGGAGTTACCGGTCAGCAAGATGGTATTCCATTTTATGGATATATTCCTGTGTATGGTATTAGCAATGACCAGGCTCAATATCAATTGGGTAATAACTTCATCAACATGTTGCGTCCGGGTGCTTACGATGCTGATCTTCGTTGGGAAACAACAACAAATATCAATGCAGCAATTGACTTTGGCTTTATAGATAACCGAATAAGCGGTACAGTTGAAGGGTTTATTCGTAAGACAAACGATTTGTTGAGTACAGTACCTATTCCTGCGGGTTCAAACTTTACAAACCAGTTATTCACCAACGTAGGAAATATCGAAAGCAAAGGTTACGAACTAACCTTAAATGCAATTCCTGTGCGTAACAAAAAAGTTGAGTGGGAAATCAGTGCCAACTTTACATATGTTGTACCTGAAATCACTAAGCTGCTTGTAAATGAAGATCCTAATTTCACAGGTATTGCTGTTGGCGGAATCAGTGGTGGTACGGGTAACACCATCCAACGTCATATTGTTGGTCAGCGCCCTGCTTCATTCTATGTGTACAAGCAGATCTATGACAGTAACGATAAACCAATTGAAGGTTTGTATGAAGATCTCAATCGTGATGGTATTATCAACGAAAAAGATCTCTATATCTACCAGTCTCCTGAAGCAAGATATTTTCTTGGTCTAAGCTCCAACATATCGATTGATCGTTTTACCGCCGGTTTCGTAATGCGTGGAAGTATTGGCAATTATGCTTACAGCAATGTTAATGCTAATATGGGTGTTCTTCGTCAGGTTATTAACCCATTAGGGTTTCTGGCAAACGGATCAAAAGATTATCTGAGAACCGGTTTTATAAACAATCAGTATTTCTCTGATTATTATGTTCAAAACGCCTCTTTCCTGCGTATGGATAATATCAACTTTGGGTATGACGTAGGAGAAATAGCCAAGAATGTTCGACTTCGCATTAGTGCCAATATTCAGAATGTATTTGTAATTAGTAAATACAGTGGTGTTGATGCAGAAATTGCCGGCGGTATTGACAACACAATTTATCCACGCCCACGTACCTATGTACTCGGGTTCAATTTTGATTTCTAA